A genomic segment from Elusimicrobium sp. encodes:
- a CDS encoding prohibitin family protein translates to MRKTKGENMRQITPGSFQPQKLILPVIIFLLAICALGSYFTVSAGNVAVKLRFGKLVGAYGEGLHFKLPLVDDIEKFSVRIKKDSFNTEAFSKDLQTVGLTLAINHRVLPDTIESIYRNLGTEYTSTVLKPMVEEWTKAVIAKYSADSLISNRTQVAKELDEILKAKMAEKEVIVSDIAITNFEFSPQFLKAVEEKQIAEQEAKRATNLVEKVKKEAEQKILQAEAEAKSLRLQREVVSDNLIKLRQVEAQLKAIEKWDGKMPHYMGGEQMPFVMVK, encoded by the coding sequence ATGAGAAAAACAAAAGGAGAAAACATGAGACAAATTACTCCCGGGTCTTTTCAGCCCCAAAAATTGATTTTGCCGGTAATTATTTTTTTATTGGCTATTTGTGCGTTAGGTTCGTATTTTACGGTCTCTGCCGGAAATGTAGCGGTAAAATTGCGTTTCGGTAAATTAGTAGGAGCATATGGAGAAGGGTTGCATTTCAAATTGCCGCTCGTAGATGATATCGAAAAATTCTCCGTCCGCATCAAAAAAGACTCTTTTAATACGGAAGCCTTCTCCAAAGACTTACAGACCGTAGGGCTTACCTTGGCTATTAACCACCGTGTATTGCCGGACACGATAGAATCTATCTACCGTAACTTGGGTACGGAATACACCTCCACCGTATTAAAACCCATGGTGGAAGAGTGGACAAAAGCCGTTATTGCCAAATACTCGGCCGACAGTTTGATTTCCAACCGCACGCAAGTAGCCAAAGAACTGGATGAAATCTTAAAAGCCAAAATGGCGGAAAAAGAAGTAATCGTTTCCGATATTGCCATTACCAACTTTGAGTTTTCTCCCCAATTCTTAAAAGCGGTAGAAGAAAAACAAATTGCGGAACAAGAAGCCAAACGCGCTACGAATTTGGTAGAAAAAGTAAAAAAAGAAGCCGAGCAGAAAATTTTACAGGCAGAAGCCGAAGCCAAATCTTTGCGTTTGCAACGCGAAGTGGTTTCCGATAACTTAATTAAACTCCGCCAGGTGGAAGCCCAATTAAAAGCCATTGAAAAATGGGACGGCAAAATGCCCCACTATATGGGTGGCGAACAAATGCCGTTTGTGATGGTAAAATAA
- the atpC gene encoding ATP synthase F1 subunit epsilon, whose amino-acid sequence MAQKKLTLNLITPEKQLISDLEVDMVILPAALGEMGILPGHIQTIVQLGMGSLRYKKDGKEEEFAALGGFVEVLNDVVNVFAESAALAGEIDEEAEQQKIKAAKASLSNKDADIDFELAEIEIKQSIARMKVKRRHM is encoded by the coding sequence ATGGCACAGAAAAAACTGACCCTGAATTTGATTACGCCGGAGAAACAACTTATTTCCGATTTGGAAGTGGACATGGTTATTTTGCCTGCCGCTTTAGGGGAAATGGGTATCCTGCCCGGGCACATTCAAACGATTGTGCAACTGGGCATGGGCTCCTTGCGTTACAAAAAGGACGGGAAGGAAGAAGAATTTGCCGCGCTCGGAGGGTTTGTGGAAGTGCTCAACGATGTGGTAAATGTATTTGCGGAAAGTGCTGCACTCGCGGGAGAAATCGACGAAGAAGCCGAACAACAAAAAATAAAAGCGGCGAAAGCGTCCCTTTCCAATAAAGATGCCGATATCGACTTTGAACTCGCGGAAATAGAAATTAAGCAATCTATTGCGCGCATGAAAGTAAAACGGCGTCATATGTAG
- the atpD gene encoding F0F1 ATP synthase subunit beta — MNTGKVIQIIGAAVDIQFEQGHLPAIQNAIEIDMDGGSKIVAEVAQQMGDGIVRCVSLESTDGLQRGAKAVDTGAALKVPVGEACLGRLMNVLGKPQDHKGDIAAAMDMPIHRNPPTLEEQNPTPEIFETGIKVIDLIAPYMKGGKVGLFGGAGVGKTVLIMELINNVAREHHGSSVFGGVGERSREGNDLMLEMSESKLSDGSTVLDKTVLVYGQMNEPPGARAKVALTALTQAEYFRDVKGQDVLLFLDNIFRFVLANSEVSALLGRMPSAVGYQPTLNTEIGGLQERITSTKKGAITSIQAVYVPADDLTDPGVAATFTHLDSTSVLSRQIASLGIYPAVDPLDSTSRILDPRIIGEEHYNVAQSVRKVLQKYKDLQDIIAILGMDELGEEDKKTVARARKIQKFLSQPFSVAEQFTGHPGKYVKLPDTIKAFKGIVEGEYDHIPESCFYMCGGIEDVLANYEKIKDNE, encoded by the coding sequence ATGAACACTGGAAAAGTAATTCAAATTATCGGTGCGGCAGTGGATATTCAATTTGAACAAGGCCACTTGCCCGCTATTCAAAATGCTATTGAAATTGATATGGACGGCGGTTCCAAAATCGTAGCCGAAGTGGCCCAACAAATGGGCGACGGTATCGTGCGCTGCGTTTCTTTGGAAAGTACCGACGGCCTTCAACGCGGAGCCAAAGCCGTAGATACCGGAGCCGCTTTGAAAGTCCCCGTGGGGGAAGCCTGCTTGGGCCGTTTGATGAACGTTCTGGGCAAACCGCAAGATCACAAAGGGGATATTGCCGCTGCTATGGATATGCCGATTCACCGCAATCCGCCTACCTTGGAAGAACAAAACCCCACCCCGGAAATTTTTGAAACGGGTATTAAAGTAATTGACCTTATCGCCCCGTACATGAAAGGGGGGAAAGTAGGTTTGTTCGGCGGGGCCGGTGTAGGAAAAACCGTTCTTATTATGGAACTTATTAACAACGTGGCGCGTGAACACCACGGCAGTTCCGTCTTCGGCGGTGTAGGGGAAAGAAGCCGCGAAGGAAACGATTTAATGTTGGAAATGAGCGAATCTAAACTTTCGGACGGCAGCACCGTTTTGGACAAAACAGTGCTCGTGTACGGCCAAATGAACGAGCCGCCGGGGGCCCGTGCGAAAGTGGCTCTTACCGCTCTTACCCAAGCGGAATATTTCCGCGATGTAAAAGGGCAAGATGTGCTTTTGTTCTTGGATAACATTTTCCGCTTCGTGCTTGCCAACTCCGAAGTGTCCGCCCTTTTGGGCCGTATGCCTTCCGCGGTAGGTTATCAACCGACTCTTAATACCGAAATCGGTGGCTTGCAAGAACGCATTACCTCTACCAAAAAGGGTGCTATCACTTCTATTCAAGCGGTATATGTACCGGCGGACGACTTGACCGACCCCGGTGTGGCCGCTACCTTTACACACTTGGATTCCACCTCCGTGCTTTCCCGCCAAATTGCCAGCTTGGGTATTTACCCGGCCGTAGATCCGTTGGATTCTACTTCCCGCATTTTGGACCCGCGCATCATCGGGGAAGAACATTACAATGTGGCCCAAAGCGTTCGCAAAGTGTTGCAAAAATATAAAGACTTACAAGATATTATTGCCATTTTGGGTATGGACGAACTCGGTGAAGAAGATAAAAAGACTGTGGCTCGTGCCAGAAAAATTCAAAAGTTCCTTTCTCAGCCCTTCTCCGTGGCGGAACAGTTTACGGGACACCCGGGTAAATATGTTAAACTTCCCGATACCATCAAAGCCTTCAAAGGCATTGTGGAAGGGGAATACGACCATATTCCGGAATCCTGCTTTTACATGTGCGGCGGCATAGAAGATGTGCTGGCCAATTACGAAAAAATCAAAGATAACGAGTAA
- the atpG gene encoding ATP synthase F1 subunit gamma, translating into MESLRDIRQNIKAIKSTQQIMQTMKMISNARIRKAQDLMTAARPFANKMLEMVDDLKQDVLALPQPEDGSESWASRFFVNKTGDQNKVGLLVITGDKGMTGSFNAVVLRAALQFIKEQQGKQIFVFAIGKKGRDFFARLKMPNLKVVYESVGIFPKVSYAHAELLGEAVLKAYYQENLGSVQLIYNNFKSLASQSLVEQAMLPFGLNDSSVKKEAGDFIFEPGLQEIFGMLVPRLVKANMYRILLESQAANLAATMNAMDAASKNAGELINALGLKLNKVRQAGITNEILDIVNGAEALNS; encoded by the coding sequence ATGGAATCACTTAGGGACATACGGCAAAATATAAAAGCCATCAAATCTACGCAGCAGATTATGCAGACGATGAAAATGATTTCAAACGCCCGCATACGCAAAGCGCAAGATTTGATGACGGCCGCCCGTCCGTTCGCCAATAAAATGTTGGAAATGGTGGACGATTTGAAACAAGATGTTCTTGCTTTGCCTCAACCGGAAGACGGTAGCGAAAGTTGGGCCAGCCGTTTCTTTGTCAACAAAACCGGGGATCAAAACAAAGTAGGTTTATTGGTAATTACCGGGGACAAAGGCATGACAGGTTCCTTCAACGCGGTAGTGTTGCGTGCGGCGTTGCAATTTATTAAAGAGCAACAAGGCAAACAAATCTTCGTGTTCGCTATCGGGAAAAAAGGGCGCGACTTTTTTGCCCGCCTTAAAATGCCGAATTTGAAAGTTGTGTACGAAAGCGTGGGCATTTTTCCCAAAGTGTCTTATGCTCATGCCGAACTTTTGGGCGAAGCCGTCTTAAAGGCGTATTATCAGGAAAATTTGGGCTCGGTACAGTTGATTTATAACAACTTCAAATCGCTTGCCAGCCAAAGCCTTGTGGAACAAGCAATGTTGCCGTTCGGGCTCAACGATTCTTCCGTTAAAAAGGAAGCGGGAGATTTTATCTTTGAACCGGGACTGCAGGAAATTTTTGGTATGTTGGTTCCCCGTTTGGTAAAAGCCAATATGTATCGCATTTTGTTGGAATCGCAAGCCGCTAACTTGGCGGCTACCATGAATGCCATGGACGCAGCCAGCAAAAACGCGGGGGAACTGATCAATGCCCTGGGCTTAAAACTTAATAAAGTTCGTCAGGCCGGTATTACAAACGAAATTTTAGATATTGTGAACGGGGCCGAGGCTCTAAACAGTTAA
- the rfaD gene encoding ADP-glyceromanno-heptose 6-epimerase — MENKAKKKYLVTGGAGFIGSNIAKTLEAQGHEVTVLDDFSKNGNFKNLIGFKGDVITADLFECVPHDMYFDAIFHEAAITDTTVMDQKAMMEQNVEAFKNLLAFAAENDIKKVIYASSAATYGNAPAPNVETQPTHPENVYGFSKAIMDNVARQFTEDNNDMTIIGLRYFNVYGPGEYYKGKMASMVYQLYKQMKEGKRPRVFKYGEQQRDFVYVKDIVKINLCALNNGKETGVYNAATGIARDYNTIINCLNKELGTNLEPEYIDNPYPFFQLKTQADMTLAKEKLGYEPDYSLEAGIADYVAILEGRNK, encoded by the coding sequence ATGGAAAACAAAGCCAAAAAGAAATACTTGGTTACCGGCGGAGCCGGTTTTATCGGTAGCAACATTGCTAAAACCTTGGAAGCCCAAGGGCATGAAGTAACCGTGTTGGACGATTTCTCCAAAAACGGGAACTTCAAAAACTTAATCGGTTTCAAAGGTGATGTTATTACGGCCGATTTGTTTGAATGCGTGCCGCACGATATGTACTTTGATGCTATCTTCCACGAAGCCGCCATTACCGATACCACCGTTATGGATCAAAAAGCCATGATGGAACAAAATGTGGAAGCCTTCAAAAATCTGTTGGCTTTTGCTGCGGAAAACGATATTAAAAAAGTAATTTATGCTTCTTCCGCCGCCACTTACGGTAATGCTCCGGCCCCGAACGTGGAAACGCAGCCGACCCACCCCGAAAATGTGTATGGTTTTTCCAAAGCCATCATGGATAATGTGGCCCGCCAATTTACCGAAGATAATAACGATATGACCATTATCGGTTTGCGTTATTTCAATGTCTATGGGCCGGGTGAGTATTACAAAGGCAAAATGGCCAGCATGGTGTATCAACTTTACAAACAAATGAAAGAAGGCAAACGCCCGCGTGTATTTAAGTACGGGGAACAACAACGCGATTTTGTGTATGTAAAAGATATCGTCAAAATCAACTTGTGCGCCTTGAATAACGGTAAAGAAACGGGTGTTTACAATGCCGCTACCGGTATTGCTCGCGACTACAACACCATTATCAATTGCTTAAACAAAGAATTGGGCACCAACTTGGAACCGGAATACATTGACAACCCGTATCCGTTCTTCCAATTAAAAACCCAAGCGGATATGACCCTTGCCAAAGAAAAATTGGGCTATGAGCCGGACTATTCCTTGGAAGCCGGTATTGCCGATTATGTGGCTATTTTGGAAGGGCGCAATAAATAG
- a CDS encoding F0F1 ATP synthase subunit alpha, translating to MAIRPEEITNIIKEKIEKFDTSADISEVGTVIQVGDGIARVHGLNNVKASELVDFGNGVKGMAMNLEYDNVGCVLMGADHLVQEGDTVKRTGEVISIPVGSEMIGRVVDPLGNTLDGKGAIKTEKEMPLDIVAPGIIDRQPVKQPLQTGIKAIDAMVPIGKGQRELIIGDRQTGKTAIAIDAIINQKNIPESERCICIYVAVGQKQSTVAQVVKTLTDYGAMDYTVVVSATASDPASLLYIAPYAGCAIGEYFMWQGKDVLIVYDDLSKHAQAYRQMSLLLRRPPGREAFPGDVFYLHSRLLERACKLSQENGGGSLTALPIIETQANDVSAYIPTNVISITDGQIYLESSLFLSGIKPAINVGLSVSRVGGSAQRKTMRKVAGTLRIDLSQYQELAGFAQFGSELDKESQRQIERGKRMTELLKQDQYSPLKVGEEVLVLYAGTHGYLDSIEVSDVLPYEKQLLSFVRAEHPAVLDTLNSVNELTPEAEEKIVAALEAFKTVFKPVK from the coding sequence ATGGCAATTAGACCTGAAGAAATAACCAACATTATCAAAGAAAAAATAGAGAAATTTGACACTTCTGCCGATATTAGCGAAGTGGGTACTGTTATCCAAGTGGGTGACGGTATTGCCCGCGTGCATGGCTTAAACAATGTAAAAGCCTCCGAATTGGTAGATTTCGGTAACGGCGTGAAAGGTATGGCCATGAACTTGGAATACGACAACGTCGGCTGTGTGCTTATGGGTGCAGACCATTTGGTTCAAGAAGGCGACACCGTAAAACGCACGGGCGAAGTAATCAGTATTCCCGTCGGCAGTGAAATGATTGGCCGCGTGGTGGATCCTTTAGGTAACACCTTGGACGGAAAAGGTGCTATCAAAACCGAAAAAGAAATGCCGCTCGATATTGTGGCCCCCGGCATTATTGACCGCCAGCCGGTCAAACAGCCTCTCCAAACCGGTATTAAAGCCATCGACGCTATGGTGCCGATCGGCAAAGGCCAACGCGAACTTATCATCGGTGACCGCCAAACCGGTAAAACAGCCATTGCGATTGATGCTATTATCAACCAAAAAAATATTCCCGAATCCGAACGCTGTATTTGTATTTATGTAGCCGTCGGTCAAAAACAAAGTACCGTTGCACAAGTGGTTAAAACCTTAACCGATTACGGTGCCATGGATTACACGGTGGTAGTTTCCGCTACCGCTTCCGACCCGGCTTCATTGTTATACATTGCGCCTTATGCCGGTTGCGCCATCGGGGAATACTTTATGTGGCAAGGGAAAGATGTGTTAATCGTTTATGACGATTTGTCCAAACACGCCCAAGCCTATCGCCAAATGTCTTTGCTTTTGCGCCGTCCCCCGGGCCGCGAAGCCTTCCCCGGAGATGTGTTCTATTTGCACTCCCGCTTATTGGAACGTGCTTGTAAACTCTCCCAGGAAAACGGCGGCGGTTCCTTGACGGCTTTGCCCATTATCGAAACGCAAGCCAACGACGTGTCCGCCTATATTCCTACAAACGTTATTTCTATTACGGACGGTCAAATCTATTTGGAAAGCAGCCTCTTTTTAAGCGGTATCAAACCGGCTATTAACGTAGGGCTTTCCGTGTCCCGCGTAGGGGGCTCTGCCCAACGCAAAACCATGCGCAAAGTAGCGGGTACGCTTCGTATTGATTTGTCCCAATACCAAGAATTGGCAGGCTTTGCCCAATTCGGTTCCGAATTGGATAAAGAATCCCAACGCCAAATCGAACGCGGTAAGCGCATGACGGAACTGTTAAAGCAAGACCAATACTCCCCCTTAAAAGTGGGAGAAGAAGTGTTGGTGCTTTATGCCGGCACGCACGGATATTTAGATTCTATTGAAGTAAGTGATGTTCTGCCGTACGAAAAACAACTTCTTTCCTTTGTGCGCGCGGAACACCCGGCCGTGTTGGATACGCTCAACAGCGTAAACGAACTGACCCCTGAAGCGGAAGAAAAAATCGTTGCCGCTTTAGAAGCTTTCAAAACGGTTTTCAAACCCGTAAAATAG
- the atpH gene encoding ATP synthase F1 subunit delta yields MNSSDRIAVQRYAAAYNQLSQNDQEAVLHTEQLKAAAEALASVKSVMDNPRISLLQKKEMVREALSSVSVQTASFVEVLIDAKRYALLPEIVKTVETFLDERLGIVRARVLSARELSAEQKQQTQDALSARYGGKIEIVFDTDPALLGGLKIWCRGEMIDGSLQGRLAKLQEELIK; encoded by the coding sequence ATGAACAGTTCAGACAGAATTGCCGTGCAGCGTTATGCAGCCGCTTACAATCAACTGAGCCAAAACGACCAAGAAGCCGTTTTACATACGGAACAGTTGAAGGCGGCGGCCGAGGCGTTGGCATCGGTAAAAAGCGTAATGGATAACCCGCGTATTTCTTTGCTTCAAAAGAAAGAAATGGTGCGCGAGGCCTTGTCCTCCGTCTCTGTACAAACGGCATCTTTCGTGGAAGTTTTGATTGATGCAAAACGTTATGCCCTTCTTCCGGAAATAGTCAAAACGGTAGAGACCTTTTTAGATGAACGGCTGGGAATCGTCCGTGCGCGCGTACTTTCCGCGCGGGAACTTTCCGCCGAACAAAAACAACAAACCCAGGACGCTTTATCCGCGCGTTACGGCGGAAAAATAGAAATTGTTTTTGATACAGACCCGGCACTTCTGGGGGGACTTAAAATTTGGTGCCGCGGCGAAATGATAGACGGCAGCCTGCAAGGGCGGCTGGCCAAATTGCAGGAAGAATTAATCAAGTAA
- the atpF gene encoding F0F1 ATP synthase subunit B, with amino-acid sequence MEDLLKPDYGVFILTVCNFLLLVYLLKKFAWGSIIGMLEKREQQIADDKKQAQEARESAENLKRELDAKLAEITDAAAKKIAEAVKTGETQRDQLLAEAKANAERLVEQAKAQIEAEKNQALADVRGEIVRTAMLAAEKVLQQQMSEDATRQAVDRVLEEVRAK; translated from the coding sequence ATGGAAGATTTGTTAAAACCCGATTACGGGGTTTTTATCCTTACCGTTTGTAACTTTTTGTTGCTGGTATATTTGCTTAAAAAGTTTGCGTGGGGCAGCATTATCGGTATGCTGGAAAAACGCGAACAACAAATTGCCGACGACAAAAAACAAGCGCAGGAAGCCCGCGAATCGGCCGAAAATCTTAAACGGGAATTAGACGCGAAATTGGCAGAAATTACCGATGCCGCCGCAAAAAAAATTGCGGAAGCGGTAAAAACGGGCGAAACCCAACGGGATCAACTGTTGGCGGAAGCCAAAGCCAATGCCGAACGCTTGGTAGAACAGGCTAAAGCACAAATTGAAGCGGAAAAAAACCAAGCCTTGGCAGATGTTCGCGGAGAAATTGTCCGTACCGCCATGCTCGCTGCCGAAAAAGTATTGCAACAGCAGATGAGCGAAGACGCCACCCGCCAAGCGGTGGATCGCGTATTGGAAGAAGTGAGAGCCAAATAA
- the atpE gene encoding ATP synthase F0 subunit C, whose product MELVALKYIAAGIGAGLTVIGAALGLGKIGTAALEGTARQPEAGSDLRTTMIIIAALLEGAAMLGLVICLLNLVM is encoded by the coding sequence ATGGAACTCGTAGCACTTAAATATATCGCCGCCGGTATCGGTGCCGGACTTACCGTAATCGGTGCCGCTCTCGGTTTAGGTAAAATCGGTACGGCTGCCTTGGAAGGTACTGCCCGCCAACCCGAAGCCGGTTCTGACTTGCGCACCACGATGATTATTATCGCTGCCTTGTTGGAAGGTGCCGCTATGTTGGGTTTGGTTATCTGCTTGCTCAACTTGGTAATGTAA
- the atpB gene encoding F0F1 ATP synthase subunit A: protein MDIAEIISHHILDHDWGIVLGGFRLPITTHSVTIMAVSVLLVLGLYWVSRPHKSRAGRLLTTLMEEYVSFIRDGLVLPNMGQEGRGMLPYFCTLFMFILCVNLAGMIPNMRTATSNISVTAALAVCSGGLILYSGLKYHGFIGFLKGFVPSGTPAWLVPLIFPLEVISTVIKVCVLAIRLFANMLSGHMVLLCLLLIIFIVGKMHIAAGVGALFPAMGLEIFMTCLELLVAFLQAYVFTLLTAIFAGSVIHTH, encoded by the coding sequence ATGGATATCGCTGAAATTATTTCTCACCATATTTTAGACCACGATTGGGGCATTGTGCTCGGCGGGTTCCGCCTCCCCATTACCACACATTCCGTTACCATTATGGCCGTAAGTGTTTTGTTAGTATTAGGGCTTTATTGGGTTTCGCGCCCGCATAAAAGCCGGGCCGGGCGCTTGCTTACCACGCTTATGGAAGAATATGTTTCTTTTATTCGCGACGGGCTTGTTCTTCCCAATATGGGGCAGGAAGGGCGCGGTATGCTTCCGTATTTTTGTACGCTTTTTATGTTCATCTTGTGCGTTAACTTAGCGGGTATGATTCCCAATATGCGCACGGCTACTTCCAACATTTCCGTTACCGCCGCGTTGGCTGTTTGTTCCGGCGGACTTATTTTGTACAGCGGTCTAAAATATCACGGTTTTATCGGCTTTTTGAAAGGGTTTGTTCCTTCCGGTACGCCGGCATGGCTTGTTCCGCTTATCTTCCCGTTGGAAGTTATCAGTACCGTCATTAAAGTTTGCGTATTGGCAATTCGTTTGTTTGCCAATATGCTCTCGGGGCACATGGTACTGTTGTGCTTGCTTTTGATTATTTTTATTGTTGGGAAAATGCATATTGCCGCCGGGGTGGGGGCGTTGTTCCCTGCCATGGGGCTGGAAATTTTTATGACTTGTTTGGAACTTTTGGTGGCGTTTTTACAGGCGTATGTATTTACGCTTTTAACGGCCATCTTTGCCGGATCGGTCATACATACGCACTAA
- a CDS encoding AtpZ/AtpI family protein, with translation MALGPISKQDHVTITTLGAEFAVSEILGAWFGFWLDKKCGTSPWFLLAGVCVGFVLGFYIILRAAKEMQTARVNTKKAESKDGYR, from the coding sequence ATGGCATTGGGGCCTATTTCTAAGCAGGATCATGTAACCATTACTACCTTAGGTGCCGAATTTGCCGTGAGTGAAATTTTAGGAGCCTGGTTCGGTTTTTGGCTCGATAAAAAATGCGGAACTTCGCCGTGGTTTTTATTAGCGGGGGTATGTGTCGGGTTTGTACTTGGATTTTATATTATTTTGCGTGCCGCCAAAGAAATGCAAACCGCGCGCGTAAATACAAAAAAGGCAGAAAGCAAAGATGGATATCGCTGA
- a CDS encoding alpha-amylase → MRTNPHILEINTRSWLQRLNAQYGRSFTLADIPEEFLNTTKETGFDAIWLMGVWKKSPAAEQIARDCKDIQDQVRTIKPDFVPEDITASPYAVYEYEVDESLGGNSALQTLRERMHQKGISLFLDFVGNHLAIDCPAVSEHPEYFINTGTQEPHTHKDWFFKNSNGVYIAHGRDPYFAPWTDTAQLNYFNPETREFVINNLLKVAQMCDGVRCDMAMLSLNKVHRDTWWEFVGGELPKEEFWSRALAAVRENYHEFVFIAEVYWGLEWDIQEMGFDYTYDKVLYDRLRFSNPESIRAHLGAEHLYQKRSIRFTSNHDEEESLKAFGKEKSLAASTIISTLPGARLFHLFQILGRPARMPIQYVCDSFETNEEVRSHYHRLLKMASAPAFHGGQWSLKEVSPSGDDSFRSILSWQWKQMNTGKLIVINYSEHSAKGRLSVKGMQQQEGLVEEFSGERITISPQMQAEGYEIVLKPYESKIFTFGI, encoded by the coding sequence ATGAGAACAAATCCACATATCTTAGAAATCAATACGCGTTCTTGGCTTCAACGGCTAAACGCGCAATACGGCCGCTCTTTTACGCTGGCCGATATTCCGGAAGAATTTTTGAATACAACCAAAGAAACAGGTTTCGATGCCATTTGGTTAATGGGCGTTTGGAAAAAAAGCCCCGCCGCAGAACAAATTGCGCGTGATTGTAAAGATATTCAGGATCAAGTCCGTACCATTAAACCCGATTTTGTCCCCGAAGATATTACCGCCTCCCCCTATGCCGTTTACGAGTATGAAGTAGATGAATCTTTAGGCGGAAACAGTGCTTTGCAAACCCTGCGTGAAAGAATGCACCAAAAAGGCATTTCCCTGTTCTTGGATTTTGTGGGCAATCACTTGGCGATAGACTGCCCTGCCGTTAGCGAACATCCGGAGTATTTTATCAATACAGGCACCCAAGAACCTCATACGCACAAAGATTGGTTTTTCAAAAATTCCAACGGTGTGTATATTGCCCATGGGCGCGACCCGTATTTTGCCCCTTGGACGGATACGGCACAACTGAATTATTTTAATCCCGAAACGCGGGAATTTGTCATCAACAATTTATTAAAAGTGGCGCAAATGTGCGATGGCGTTCGTTGCGATATGGCCATGCTTTCCCTCAACAAAGTTCACCGCGATACCTGGTGGGAATTTGTAGGGGGGGAACTGCCGAAGGAAGAATTTTGGAGCCGTGCTTTGGCGGCGGTACGCGAAAACTACCACGAATTTGTATTTATTGCCGAAGTGTATTGGGGTTTAGAGTGGGATATCCAGGAAATGGGTTTTGACTATACCTACGATAAAGTGCTCTACGACCGTCTGCGCTTTTCCAATCCGGAAAGCATCAGAGCCCACTTGGGAGCGGAGCATTTATATCAAAAACGCTCTATCCGCTTTACTTCCAACCACGATGAAGAAGAATCTTTAAAAGCTTTCGGGAAGGAAAAATCGCTCGCGGCCAGCACGATTATCTCCACTTTGCCCGGGGCGCGCTTGTTCCACTTGTTCCAAATTTTAGGCCGCCCGGCCCGTATGCCGATTCAATATGTGTGCGATTCTTTTGAAACAAACGAAGAAGTGCGCTCTCACTATCACCGCTTGTTGAAAATGGCGTCCGCTCCGGCTTTCCACGGAGGACAATGGAGTTTGAAAGAGGTTTCCCCCTCCGGGGACGATTCCTTCCGCAGTATTTTATCCTGGCAGTGGAAACAGATGAATACGGGTAAATTGATTGTTATTAACTACAGCGAACATTCTGCCAAAGGGCGGCTGTCCGTAAAAGGCATGCAACAGCAAGAAGGCTTGGTAGAAGAATTTTCAGGGGAAAGGATAACGATTTCTCCCCAAATGCAAGCGGAAGGATACGAAATCGTACTAAAACCGTACGAAAGTAAAATATTCACTTTCGGCATTTAA